The sequence below is a genomic window from Barrientosiimonas humi.
CGATGCTGAGCGCGCCGGCCTCGTCGTCGTCGCGCTGGGCCGACGGACGCTCCAGACCGGTCTCGCCCTCGGCGTCGGTGCCCTGCCGGGCCTCCGACTCGACGTTCTGGGCGGCGTCGGAGCTCGAGGCCGCGGCGGCCTTGCGGGCCTCCTTGGTCTCGACGAACACCTGCTCCAGCTGCTTCTGGTAGTCCTTCAGCGCGGCCTCGGCGTCCTCGACGGTGATGTCGCCACGGCCGATGAGCGCCTCGGTGTAGAGCTTGCGGACGCTGCGCTTGGCCTCGATCAGCTCGTACATCAGCGGCTGGGTCATCGAGGGGTCGTCGCCCTCGTTGTGCCCGCGCCGCCGGTAGCAGATGAGATCGATGACGACGTCCTTGTGGAACTTCTGGCGGAACTCGTACGCCAGCTCGGCCACCCGCACGCAGGCCTCGGGGTCGTCGCCGTTGACGTGGAAGATCGGTGCCTGCACCATGCGGGCCACGTCGGTGGAGTAGGTCGAGCTGCGCGAGCTGCTCGGCGCGGTGGTGAAGCCGACCTGGTTGTTGACGACGATGTGGATCGTGCCGCCGGTGCGGTAACCGCGCAGCTGGCTGAGGTTCAGCGTCTCGGCCACGACGCCCTGGCCGGCGAACGCGGCGTCGCCGTGCATCAGCACCGGCAGCACGGTGAAGGCGGTGCCGGCCAGGTTGATGCGGTCCTGCTTGGCGCGCGCGATGCCCTCGAGCACCGGGTTGACCGCCTCCAGGTGCGAGGGGTTCGCGGCGAGGTAGACCTTGGTCTTCTTGCCGTCGTCGGAGACGAACTCGCCCTCGGTGCCCAGGTGGTACTTCACGTCGCCCGAGCCCTGGACCGACTTGGGGTCCTGGGTGCCCTCGAACTCGCGGAAGATCTGGCCGTAGGACTTGCCGGCGATGTTGGCCAGCACGTTCAGCCGGCCGCGGTGCGGCATGCCGATGCAGACCTCGTCCATGCCGTCGTCGGCGGCCTCGTACATGATCTTGTCGAGCAGCGCGATGACGGACTCGCCGCCCTCGAGGCTGAACCGCTTCTGACCGACGTACTTGGTCTGCAGGAAGGTCTCGAACGCCTCGGCCGCGTTGAGCCGGCGCAGGATGCGCAGCTGCTCGTCGGAGGTCGGCTTGGCGAACGGCACCTCGACCTTCTCCTGGACCCACTCGCGCTCCTCGGGGTCCTGGATGTGCATGTACTCGATGCCGATGGTGCGGCAGTAGGAGTCGCGCAGGATGCCGAGGATCTTGCGCAGCTTCAGGAACGGCTGCCCGCCGAACCCGCCGGTGGGGAAGGTCCGGTCGAGGTCCCACAGGGTGAGGCCGTGCCGGGTGATGTCGAGGTCGGGGTGCTTGCGCTGGCGGTACTCCAGCGGGTCGGTGTCGGCCATCAGGTGACCGCGCACCCGGTAGGCGTGGATCAGCTCCTGCACCCGCGCGACCTTGTTGATGTCGTCGTCGTGGGTGACGGCGATGTCCTGCACCCAGCGGATCGGCTCGTACGGGATGCGCAGCGCGGCGAAGATCTCGTCGTAGAACTCGCCCTCGCCGAGCAGCAGCTGGTGCACCCGGCGCAGGAACTCGCCGGACACCGCGCCCTGGATCACGCGGTGGTCGTACGTCGAGGTCAGCGTGAGGATCTTGCTGACGGCGTTGCGGACCAGCTGCTCGTTGCTCGCGCCCTGCCACTCGGCGGGGTAGTCGAGCGAGCCGACGCCGATGATCGCGCCGGCGCCGCGCATCAGGCGCGGGACGGAGTGGTTGGTGCCGATGCCGCCGGGGTTGGTCAGCGAGATGGTGGTGCCCTGGTAGTCGGACAGCTCCAGCTTGTTGCCCCGGGCCTTGCGGACCATGTCCTCGTACGCCGTCCAGAACTGGGCGAACGACATCGTCTCGGCGCCCTTGATGTTGGGCACGACGAGGGTGCGGGTGCCGTCGTCCTTCTGCAGGTCGATGGCCAGGCCGAAGTTGACGTGGCCGGGCTTGACCAGCGACGGCTTGCCCTTGTCGTCCTCGGTGAGGGCGTAGTTCATCTCCGGCATCGTCTTGAGGGCCTTGACGATGGCATAGCCGATGAGGTGGGTGAAGCTCACCTTGCCGCCGCGGCTGCGGGCGAGGTGGTTGTTGATGACGATGCGGTTGTCGATCAGCAGCTTCGCCGGGATCGCCCGCACGCTGGTGGCGGTGGGGACGCTGAGGCTGTCCTCCATGTTGGTGACGATGCGGGCGGCCACGCCGCGCAGCGGGACGGTGTCGGTCTCCTTCTCCTCCACCGGCTCCAGCGTGGTGCTGAACTCGTCGCGCGGGGTGAGAGCGCTCGCGCTGCCCTCGGCCTCGGACGGCTTGGGCTGGCCGGGCGCGGTGTGGTTGCGCTCGCGCTCCTCGTTGGTGGGCTCGCCCATCGGCAGGTCCGGGGTCACGCCGGTGCCGGTCTCGTCGTCGGCGGCGGGCGCCTCGGGGGAGTCCTCCGGGGGAGCGGCGGGCGACTCGGCCTTGGGGACCGGGCGCCCGGAGCCGCCGGAGCCGGTGTTGTCGACCGAGGCGTCGGCCGCCGGGGCCTCGGTGTCGTCGGCCTCAGGCGCCTGGTCGCGGGAGCTGGTGTCCGCGGCGTCGTCCTGGCTCGTGCTGTTGCTCGAGGACGTCTGCTGCGCGCGGGCGGGGGCCTTCGCCGGGCCGGTGGTCGGCGCCTTCACGCGGCCGCCGGACGCCCCGGACGATCCGTTGGAGCCTGCCGGGGCGGACGGGGCCGAGCGGGCCTCGCCGGCCGAGCTCGAGCCGGACGTGGACGCGCTGCCGGACGTGGGCGCGCTGGCAGAGCCCGGCTCGTAGGTCTCGAAGAACTCCCACCAGGCCTTGTCGACGGAGTTCTTGTCCTGCTTGTACTGCTCGTACAGCTCATCGACCAACCACTCGTTCGGGCCGAACGTTGACAGGGGGTCGCCGCTGCTGGGCTGGTGGGACACGCTGGATGCGCCTCTTTCACGTCTCGTCGTCGAGTGCCAAGGCCCAGCCTACTGCGCAGGCACAGCCCCGGAACCGACGGCTCGGGGTGCGGCCCGCCGAGGCCGGCGGGCCGCACCCCGTGGGCGTCAGGAGACGTCTCGACGCGTCGTGAGGAACGCGCCGATGCCGGCGAGCACGACGGCGTACGCGAGCAGCGTGAGCGAGGACTGCCACCAGTTGAAGTAGGGCGACGCAGCACCCGAGGTGGTCTGCTGGCCGGCCATCGGGTCGCTGGTGACGAGCATGCCGCTGGTGAGGTTTCCCGGCAGGAACTTGGCGGCCGTCTCCCAGCCGCGCGCCGAGAAGAACAGGTTGAGCGCGATGTGCAGCACGAACGCCGCACCGACCGCGGACATGACCGCGGCCACCTGGTTGCGCACCAGCATCCCGAACCCGAAGCCGAGCAGCATCCAGACGGTGTTGGCCAGCACGACCAGCGCCATGGTCTTGAGCACCTCGGGGTCGCCCAGCAGCAGCGGTTCGCCCTTGCTCTTGATCACGAGGCTTGCGAGGCCGACGCTGGCCACGTTGTGGACGACGCCGAACACCACGCCCAGCGGGACGAGCGCGATCATCTTCGAGATGAGCACCACCCAGCGGTTGGGCGTGGCGAGGAAGGTCGAGCTGATCGTCTTGTGGCGGTACTCGTTGGTGATCAGCATGACGCCCAGCGCGAGCGGGACCAGCGTCGTGAGGCTGAACTGGATGCCGGCGGAGTAGATGATCTGCGCCGTCCCCGGCGTCATCCTGGCGAACGGGTTGCCGGCGCCGGGATCGT
It includes:
- a CDS encoding ABC transporter permease; translation: MGAAIKSEIRKVFTTRMWWAMAIGMGLMAGLLSLMFASLLGSQNATDPNDPGAGNPFARMTPGTAQIIYSAGIQFSLTTLVPLALGVMLITNEYRHKTISSTFLATPNRWVVLISKMIALVPLGVVFGVVHNVASVGLASLVIKSKGEPLLLGDPEVLKTMALVVLANTVWMLLGFGFGMLVRNQVAAVMSAVGAAFVLHIALNLFFSARGWETAAKFLPGNLTSGMLVTSDPMAGQQTTSGAASPYFNWWQSSLTLLAYAVVLAGIGAFLTTRRDVS
- a CDS encoding multifunctional oxoglutarate decarboxylase/oxoglutarate dehydrogenase thiamine pyrophosphate-binding subunit/dihydrolipoyllysine-residue succinyltransferase subunit, with the translated sequence MSHQPSSGDPLSTFGPNEWLVDELYEQYKQDKNSVDKAWWEFFETYEPGSASAPTSGSASTSGSSSAGEARSAPSAPAGSNGSSGASGGRVKAPTTGPAKAPARAQQTSSSNSTSQDDAADTSSRDQAPEADDTEAPAADASVDNTGSGGSGRPVPKAESPAAPPEDSPEAPAADDETGTGVTPDLPMGEPTNEERERNHTAPGQPKPSEAEGSASALTPRDEFSTTLEPVEEKETDTVPLRGVAARIVTNMEDSLSVPTATSVRAIPAKLLIDNRIVINNHLARSRGGKVSFTHLIGYAIVKALKTMPEMNYALTEDDKGKPSLVKPGHVNFGLAIDLQKDDGTRTLVVPNIKGAETMSFAQFWTAYEDMVRKARGNKLELSDYQGTTISLTNPGGIGTNHSVPRLMRGAGAIIGVGSLDYPAEWQGASNEQLVRNAVSKILTLTSTYDHRVIQGAVSGEFLRRVHQLLLGEGEFYDEIFAALRIPYEPIRWVQDIAVTHDDDINKVARVQELIHAYRVRGHLMADTDPLEYRQRKHPDLDITRHGLTLWDLDRTFPTGGFGGQPFLKLRKILGILRDSYCRTIGIEYMHIQDPEEREWVQEKVEVPFAKPTSDEQLRILRRLNAAEAFETFLQTKYVGQKRFSLEGGESVIALLDKIMYEAADDGMDEVCIGMPHRGRLNVLANIAGKSYGQIFREFEGTQDPKSVQGSGDVKYHLGTEGEFVSDDGKKTKVYLAANPSHLEAVNPVLEGIARAKQDRINLAGTAFTVLPVLMHGDAAFAGQGVVAETLNLSQLRGYRTGGTIHIVVNNQVGFTTAPSSSRSSTYSTDVARMVQAPIFHVNGDDPEACVRVAELAYEFRQKFHKDVVIDLICYRRRGHNEGDDPSMTQPLMYELIEAKRSVRKLYTEALIGRGDITVEDAEAALKDYQKQLEQVFVETKEARKAAAASSSDAAQNVESEARQGTDAEGETGLERPSAQRDDDEAGALSIDRPTAIDDRDLKLIGDTWVNPPEGFTLHPKLKQLMEKRTAMVSSGGIDWAMGELIAFGSLMLDGTPVRLAGQDSRRGTFVQRHAVLIDKVTGKEWTPLRYLSDGQAWLWIYDSLLSEYAAMGFEYGYSVERPDALVLWEAQFGDFVNGAQMIVDEFISSSEQKWAQRSSVVLLLPHGYEGQGPDHSSARIERFLQMFAEDNMTIAYPSTPANYFHLLRRQAYARPRRPLIVFTPKQLLRLKAATSSPHEFTSGTFQPVIADAAQLSGDQVTRVLLASSRVVYDLEAERTKRGDEATAIVRVEQLAPLPGAEIAEVVKTYPNAELVWVQDEPENQGAWPFMALNLPGQLAQHGENRPLRVVSRPASASPATGSSKKHQAQQAELVAKAFDR